One part of the Dermacentor andersoni chromosome 2, qqDerAnde1_hic_scaffold, whole genome shotgun sequence genome encodes these proteins:
- the LOC126541670 gene encoding uncharacterized protein has product MASSTQRTPFLVFVLAAFCVVCNGQSRLYARLDKVETLITEVRDQLHIENNLRTTQTVSFQMALDKVQKQLEDVSSKIGRTASSGGGGGEGSVEFNSRLRSLESAFNNLQGDVGGKVDTSIAKLTEVETRTARMKDDMDSKLKKVMNGINTIYDMNKELKNTMTSASRAVTEPESARREGSRRGGGSADTSLSFLVDTIDDTQRKMHEQLDVLKNLMGRKLEGLEVLTNSLIEQNDALLNELEAFKEQCPGTAINARSLDSPPVTPRPPRNGTGSSDVANRMLLEIKVSQLEMKNDFSKMMREVENSLTDIKECRVPGGPTPGKTFEARSPKGVGDGDDLTASESITTSRRAPVSSVQSVGEKCVSASHVMSPRNCADLRTGGATCDGVYIVYTQGVRAVRVYCDMATDGGGWTVLMRRGNFTQWPLTFETDWNSYKHGFGDIEREFWLGNDLMHMLSTEHDMMLRVTLESFEGETIDLDYEAFVVGSENDHYRLRVGSYVGAHPRVGNSLRRHSEQLFSTHDRDAARRVNNCARTHKTGWWFHSCYSVLLTGEYASDRSAPTTKGIRWPAWKTVPLKAVEMKIRPKNFIPQ; this is encoded by the exons ATGGCTTCTTCTACGCAGCGCACTCCGTTCTTGGTCTTCGTTTTGGCCGCGTTCTGCGTGGTCTGCAATGGCCAAAGTAGATTGTACGCCCGGCTAGACAAAGTTGAGACGCTCATCACCGAAGTTCGAGACCAGTTACATATAGAGAACAACCTACGGACAACGCAGACGGTGAGCTTTCAAATGGCACTGGATAAGGTCCAGAAGCAACTGGAAGACGTATCTTCCAAGATCGGCCGTACAGCGAgtagcggtggcggtggcggtgaaGGTTCTGTGGAGTTCAACAGCCGCCTGAGAAGCCTCGAGTCGGCCTTTAACAACCTTCAAGGGGACGTAGGAGGCAAGGTGGACACGAGCATAGCAAAGCTGACCGAGGTCGAGACGAGAACGGCACGCATGAAGGACGACATGGACAGCAAGCTGAAGAAGGTCATGAACGGGATAAACACAATTTACGACATGAACAAAGAGCTCAAGAACACCATGACCTCTGCTTCTCGCGCCGTCACGGAGCCAGAGTCGGCGCGAAGAGAAGGTTCTCGCCGCGGTGGAGGCTCGGCCGACACGTCACTGTCCTTCCTGGTGGACACTATCGACGACACCCAGAGGAAGATGCACGAGCAGCTGGACGTGCTGAAGAACCTGATGGGCAGGAAGCTGGAAGGGCTGGAAGTGCTCACGAACAGCCTCATTGAACAGAACGACGCCCTGCTGAACGAACTGGAGGCGTTCAAGGAGCAATGTCCGGGTACTGCCATCAACGCGCGCTCGTTGGACTCTCCGCCTGTTACTCCACGGCCTCCGAGGAATGGAACCGGAAGCTCAGACGTTGCGAACAGGATGCTGTTGGAGATTAAAGTGAGTCAACTGGAGATGAAGAACGACTTCAGCAAGATGATGCGGGAAGTCGAGAACAGCCTCACCGACATCAAGGAGTGCCGTGTTCCCGGAGGCCCCACTCCCGGAAAGACGTTCGAAGCCAGGTCTCCCAAAGGAGTCGGCGACGGAGATGACTTGACTGCCTCGGAAAGCATCACGACGTCACGTCGAGCCCCAGTTTCCAGCGTGCAGTCCGTGGGTGAAAAATGCGTCTCGGCGTCGCACGTGATGAGCCCTCGAAACTGCGCAGATCTACGCACTGGTGGCGCGACGTGCGATGGCGTATACATCGTGTACACGCAGGGAGTCAGAGCTGTCAGGGTCTACTGCGACATGGCCACCGATGGCGGAGGATGGACG GTGCTGATGCGCCGGGGCAACTTCACCCAGTGGCCGCTGACCTTCGAGACGGACTGGAACAGCTACAAGCACGGCTTCGGCGACATCGAGCGCGAGTTCTGGCTGGGCAACGACCTGATGCACATGCTGTCCACCGAGCACGACATGATGCTGCGCGTCACGCTCGAGTCGTTCGAAGGCGAGACCATCGACCTCGACTACGAGGCGTTCGTCGTCGGCTCCGAAAACGACCACTACCGGCTGCGCGTCGGCTCGTACGTCGGCGCGCACCCGCGCGTCGGCAACTCCCTGCGCCGCCACAGCGAGCAGCTCTTCAGCACCCACGACCGGGACGCCGCGCGCCGCGTCAACAACTGTGCGCGCACGCACAAGACCGGCTGGTGGTTCCACAGCTGCTACAGCGTGCTGCTCACCGGCGAGTACGCGAGCGACCGCAGCGCGCCCACCACCAAGGGCATCCGCTGGCCCGCCTGGAAGACAGTGCCCCTCAAGGCGGTCGAGATGAAGATCCGCCCCAAGAACTTCATCCCGCAGTGA